Sequence from the Cryptococcus neoformans var. neoformans JEC21 chromosome 1, complete sequence genome:
TATGTGTGGCCGGAAATAGGTCTACTGATCGACCATGTGACTATTAGAATCGagtgatggtgatgaatgtgtaaggaagaagctcgcGGTGACTACAAgggaaggatggacagTGCACAGATGAATGCACGGATGCGTCAACGGAATGGCGAATGTGTGTGGCGAGGATGTCGAGTGAAAGAGTGGATtgaaaagggagaagggaagggaaatcGTCGTAGCAACTTTGCTCTCAACCTAGGGAGCTGGTGAAGAAAGTCGTGTAGCTTGGCTGACACTGATCGGATGATAGGCCggtggagaaaaaaggaaaggatggtTGGTCGGGGTCGGTGAGAGGCTGGGATGCGTTTGAATGAGCGTGGTGTTGGTAAATGAGTGTGAGATGTGGTCGAAAAGCAGGAAGACGACGTTTGCCTTTACTTTCGAGGCCACTGTTGGTTGTTGGCTGTTTGGTGGAAGTGTCAATTCAGCCGACAGCAAAGAAAATATGAAGAACAGAAATTGTCGGGTTTGGGTTTTTACCGCCGAACTTCGACCGCTGATCGTTACCGACGCCTCACAAACAACAACCGCCGCCGTACTGGTGCTCATTTTCCTGCCCAGCTTCCATGGAATCTCCGCTGAATCTCCCATTTGCTATGCATGCATCTCCCTTGCTTTAGTGTTTGGGGTGGTGACTATGCCAGCCCGAGCTGCGTATAGCAGCTTGACCCATTGAATTGAACATTTCAGATATCAGGCGCGTTCGCTTTTCAGGAAGCTCAAAACAAGCATCGTGGCTGACAAATGACAACAGGGAAAACAAACACCAAGAAACACAAACAGCACAATCATGTTCCTTTTCCCCACAGAGTCTCAGGAACTGGCCACAAGGTACTAATTGATGGATGGCGGAAGACCAGAGGATGTGCTGGCCAAGTGTCTAAGGAACGGTGATTCCCCGCATGATTTTAGCGCCATCCCTTAATCCGCTCCGTTCCGTTAAAACAACGGCCGGCGACCGGCCAAAAGTCCGGTTGAATGAATTCCCGGTACCGCGTTTGCGCCCGATGTTTGTTCTCGACGCGAGCCTCCATAATCGACTCGACTTGGATCGATTTACCGTGCTGCCAACTGCTTTCGATGTTCTATGCCAAAGACAGTCGCGCATTGGACTTCCTATGCCAAAGTCAGTGGCGCGTTGGACTTCGACTTTatttttgttcttcttcgcctcaGAACATCATCAGACGAGATCAGCTGTCCCCTCGTGCTAGCATACACGCTGGGGCCGGCTAGATGCTGTTCCTGTTACAAAACTATGCCGGTATGAAAGATCGTCGCAAGCTGACGACGCCACAAGACAAGCTTATTATTAGTGCCCAGTACTCAGCATAGACGATACTCGACCCTTAACCCTTGTCTCTTTGCCAGATTGTCAACGTTAGTGTAGATGTCAACAAACAAGGAACATACAAGCGCAGCGTGTTTGTTGCCATAAACGTACGTTACATCTAGGATATTGGATAATAGTTAAAACCCCGTGTTTCGGATATCAGACACCAGTGCCGAAGTTATCAACAAATATCGACGCCACGGTGACCTCTCTgatcttatctcttctgaTCTCGGATCTCTGAATCATGATCTGAGATCTCCAAAATCAAAAAGGCTTCCCGGATACGTGAGGCTTATCACCTTCTGATGACTGGCTTCTTATTTACCGTCtatggatgaggaggaacgCACAAATGTTTTGTACCGCTGTGTTCCCTTCTATCGTATGTATTTGCCCGTGATTATCAAAACGCCATGACATAGCCCATACGAGTCCATGCTTTTTTCGTGTTTCACTATCAAATTCAACAAGAAACGGTTGCTACCACCAGCTTGCGTTTAGCCTCTTGAATTGTAAGTCATAAGTTACAACTGCATTGTTTTGGACAATATAGCCGATCTCAACTGGGGGCAGGGAATAACGAATGACTCCTCCTCCCGCAGACTGCAACCTACTGTACAGGCTGCCTTTTcgctcttccctcccccaTTCTCATTCCTTTTTCGCGAGCTCTTTCTCCCCCCTCTTTGCCCAATCCAACAAAATCTTtacttcctctcctctttgtCCAGCTTGGGAATGCTTCACATCATCTGCCACTCTCTGAAACATTTGCGCAAGACCTTGATACATATCTGCCGGGTTGGGATGGGTGATAGATGCGGattgaaggatggatgaagTGATGAACGATGAGatttcctccatctccccaACCCACTAATATACCATGTCAGGTAATTATTGCGTGTGGAAGTTTTGCAAGTGAAGCTGGAGGCACACTTACTCGATAGGCTTTGGGGATCATATCGGGAATCGCTCTGCTCAACTTCTTCGTAAGCGCAGGTTGAGACTCTGATAGCTCATCAAGGAAAGCTTTGGCAGTGCCGGGAGAATGGGCTTGGGCAGCTATTGTACAGAATACTATAAGCAAAGCCCTCTTATTGACATCTTCAGGAGAAAGCCTTTATTTACAAAGCACCATGGCCGCAGCAAGACCGCTGACGGCCTTGTTGATACCTCCATAGCACATCTTCAAAGCACTCGCTCCGCCTACGCCAGATCCCTCCATGGGTCTGACTCTCATaccctttccctcttctcctccactcaGTGTTTGTGTTACCTCTCGCATCAGGTCTTCCCGTTCTGGCGAGGCGGAGAGATAAAGCTtagggatggaagaaaagtcTTCGGTAGCTGGGAAACCGATGATGCACCCATCAATAAAGGGGATCTCTTTGGCCTCAAATATAGACGATATCTGGGCTGCTGTTTCTGGAGATACAGCATTGGCGTCAACAAATATTGGTTTTTTCTCTGTTGCGACGTGGGCGACGACCTCTTTGGCCAGCGAGACAGCCGAGCTTGGGGGTAAAATTGACAGTATGATGTCTGACTGTGCTATAAGATCGGCAAATGGCACATTGGTGAGCCCACACGATTCTGCTCTGGAGATGGTGGCTTGGGATCGGCCCTGAAGAGAGGTGAGCAGTTTGAGGTGAGGGAGACGGACGGCGAGAACGCGGGCCAAGGATGCACCCATGGCTCCTGGATAGAGGAATGCTACCGTTGATATAGTCATGGTGGTCGAGTGGCCTGTTGGAAATCGGATGTAGAGATGGAAAGCAAAAACACATTACGTATATAGAGGCCACCTCGGCTTTTCGGGGCGGGGACTTTTGAGATATGGGACTCGATGCAGTTGAAGATCTCTGATATGGGTTATTATTACGTAGTAGCCATGCTGAATgatcgatgatgatgagcgaATCGGATGAGGCCGATGCGTCTTTGATCACGGACATTGGGTTGTCTCCATAGATGGGACCTTTTTTGGGCCTGGGCTCTAGACTGTTTCGGATTTGCCACGACGTTTCGATTCCAAGATTCACATCTTGTTAGCTTCTCCCGTCGTTTCGGTAAAAGAGGATAACTTTGTCTTTTGCATTTTCTTTGTTTTGTTGTGGCCTCGACGCCCGCTCATATCCCGTTTTCAGCCCACAATCCGCCACAACTGTCTCGCTGAATTGACAGAACAACCAAAAGACTTACCTGCAAACACCTCTCGTAGCGCCATTTCTAGCGCCGTTTTACCTCTATCCGACCGTCATCCGCAGCCTCCCCAAATCAGATAATGCGATGAAACTTTAGCGTTCGGGTTTTAACAAAAATCGCACTTCATTCCCCATAACAACTGAACAATCCATCAATCAACTCGAATTCCCCGTTCCACTCCATCCAAGTGGTAGACACGAAAGATGATCCCACTAGGCTCCCCTCGTCGCTCACACATCCTTCTCGCTGCCCTTCTCTCACTTGTTCTTgtactcttccttcacactcaccatcatccgCAATCACATTTTCTTTCAGGCCCAATCTCCAAATTAAAGGTCCAGTTCGGCCTCTACAGCTCATCGGATGGTTTGGAGACGAAGGATAAAGGAATACGGAAAAGGATAGATAAAATAAGAGGGTACTGTGAAGCGGAGGATGCGTTTGAGCGAGAATATGGAAGAACGAATTTGCGACTTAGCAGAGCGTATGAGGGTAAGTTTAGGGCTGAAGATGATCATTATTAACACTCTGCAGGCTCTCATGAGAGAATGCGCCTATTGCTTCAAAAGATCATGCGAGGCGAGCCGCTCACCATCTCTGCCATTGGCGGTAGTGGTAAGTTCCTCTATTGCCAACATGAACAACAGTCTCATTGTATCTGCAGTGACAAAAGGCCATCAGGTGTGGCAAAATGAGATTTGGTTCCACAAGTTCTGGGAATGGTTGACGGAATTTGCAGGGGAAGGCGTAGAGATCAAGCAAGTCAATGGTGCCGCCCCAGGTAAGGATTCGAGCCCATCTCTTGGAAACGGTCACAGCCTGATGTAATTATTTCAGCCACCGGTTCCGACtacttttccttttgcttcCCTCTCCACATCCCCTCTGACTCTGATTTGGTGCTTGTCGAACTGGCAGTGAACGATGAGGGTATCCCGGAACACGTGGAGAATATGGAAAACCTCCTTCGCGGATTGTTGGATCTTCCTAATAAGCCGGCGGTGATGCTCATTGAGGCTATGGCGTTTAGCAATGGTGGgatgggtggtggaggtggaaggaTGCACCTGTAAGTGAAAAATGACTTTGCCTTTGAATTATAGCTCACGAAGAGAGCGAAGCCCCGTCGCTCAGTACTACGATGTCCCTGTGATCAACCAAAGGCTTCCGCTCGTAAACCATTTTGCCAGGCATCCTCAACTCGTTGGACCTTACTTTGCCCAGGAGTGGGTAAATCTTAATGCAGGCCTCAAATCATACTGACTCTGTGATAGCTGGTGGGGAAACCCCGACACCCGGCATATTAATTCTCACGGACATCGCGATCTCGGCATGCTCGTCGCAAGCTTTGTCAAAGACGTTGCATGTGAAATGATTTCTCAACCTACTTTCCATGTCCAGTCTCCATCTGCATTCGAAGCTCTCTCCATTGTCGCTCTCGCACAACCACCTCAAACTGAGGACAAGGAAGATGCCAAAATCGAGGATGAGCTACTAGCCGCAGAACAAAAATGGTGGCCCGAGCAATCCCGTAGCTGGAGGAAAGACCCTACCGAAGAGAAACCTGTCGGCGAACTCATGCCCGGTCTCTGGTCCACCCCTATCGAATACGGTATACTCCCCCGCCTCCGCGTcttggaaggatggaatCCCCATCTCGATTACTCTGtccctcccttccaccCTACCTGTCTCTCAACGCGCGCTAAAGAACCGCATTTCAATCTTACTCCATCGGCCAACGAAGGGTGGGAATATTGGGTCCATCCAGAGCATTTGGATAAGCCATATCTTGTTGCGAGGACGCCGGGTGCGAGGGTCACTTTTGAGTTGGAGACAAGTGTGGGGATCGTCAAGATGTATGcgttgaagagcaagacGTTTGGGTTGGGTACGGTAGAATGTTGggcggatgaagagagaaggaagagtgtAAAAATTGAAGGCTATTGGGACAATGGGAATGTGTaagtttttttctttctctatCTCGTCAATTGGTGAGTTAACTTTAGCTTCAAGGAATATTGGGCGATTCGCCCCTATAAGAGATAACCTGCAACCAGGAAAACATACCATCACTTGCGAACTGTTGGAAGAAACATCTGACCCGGGTGGTGGACGCGAGTTTAGGATGATATCGATGATGAGGTAAGTTTATCCATTGTATGCGTCTCGAAGGAATCGGGCTGACTTTGACATTAGCGTGTAAGGGATTAGCGTGCAAGGGGAAGTGGGATGTAGCGATCAAAGGGATTTCGGGCTTTTCTGGTGTTCTTTTTGTGACATGTCCGTTTTGATTATGCATAGCAAATTATCATCCAATGTGCTGTTCGTAATTATTGCTTAGGCTTTATTGTGGCCTCCGCCTTCGTCAGCATGGATGTGCAGCTTCGACCCATGTTTGTATTGAAGGAACGAGACGACATTTTAAAAGTTACCGAAACGTGGGACGACTTTGTCAGGCGGTCAAAGAGAGCgacactttttttcaaagatgaggatggctTGAATATATCCTGGATGGCTAGGGAAGAAAACCTATAAACTGTCACCGATAT
This genomic interval carries:
- a CDS encoding expressed protein, with the protein product MIPLGSPRRSHILLAALLSLVLVLFLHTHHHPQSHFLSGPISKLKVQFGLYSSSDGLETKDKGIRKRIDKIRGYCEAEDAFEREYGRTNLRLSRAYEGSHERMRLLLQKIMRGEPLTISAIGGSVTKGHQVWQNEIWFHKFWEWLTEFAGEGVEIKQVNGAAPATGSDYFSFCFPLHIPSDSDLVLVELAVNDEGIPEHVENMENLLRGLLDLPNKPAVMLIEAMAFSNGGMGGGGGRMHLPVAQYYDVPVINQRLPLVNHFARHPQLVGPYFAQDWWGNPDTRHINSHGHRDLGMLVASFVKDVACEMISQPTFHVQSPSAFEALSIVALAQPPQTEDKEDAKIEDELLAAEQKWWPEQSRSWRKDPTEEKPVGELMPGLWSTPIEYGILPRLRVLEGWNPHLDYSVPPFHPTCLSTRAKEPHFNLTPSANEGWEYWVHPEHLDKPYLVARTPGARVTFELETSVGIVKMYALKSKTFGLGTVECWADEERRKSVKIEGYWDNGNVNIGRFAPIRDNLQPGKHTITCELLEETSDPGGGREFRMISMMSV